The following proteins are co-located in the Camarhynchus parvulus chromosome 17, STF_HiC, whole genome shotgun sequence genome:
- the BRD3OS gene encoding putative uncharacterized protein BRD3OS, with product MSDPVMNGRVPLPEKALSEGYARLRYRDTSLLIWQQQQQKLESAPPNTYLSRSRSMWYSQYGNEAILVRDKNKLDVSRDTGQSKFCAIM from the coding sequence atGAGTGACCCGGTGATGAACGGGAGGGTTCCCCTGCCCGAGAAAGCCCTGAGCGAGGGCTACGCCCGCCTCAGGTacagggacacctccctgctcatctggcagcagcagcagcagaaactggaGTCAGCTCCCCCCAACACCTACCTGAGCCGCAGCAGGAGCATGTGGTACTCGCAGTACGGCAACGAGGCCATCCTGGTGCGGGACAAAAACAAGCTGGATGTCTCCAGGGACACGGGCCAGTCCAAGTTCTGTGCTATTATGTAA